The proteins below come from a single Rosa rugosa chromosome 2, drRosRugo1.1, whole genome shotgun sequence genomic window:
- the LOC133730226 gene encoding pentatricopeptide repeat-containing protein At3g54980, mitochondrial-like, with amino-acid sequence MMRRSSSTRGMVSCLPSTHLVAVPLINTLMALFHSRPRETQLGNRPKVTNLEDALKVFDEMLHSRRLPSSVIPFNQILTQLSKLKHYSAVISLNRQMLLRRIVPNHYTLNTIINCYCHLNQMGFGLSVLGQFFKFGFQPNAITFNTLIHGFVLHNQLPEAARIFTKMLEGEPDVFTFNTLIKGSCKMGNSSAAIQLLRNMEQRGCEPDIVSYSTIIDSLCKDTLVEDAMNLFSEMIGRGIAPNIVTYTSLIQGVCNIGHWKQATRLLKEMVSKGIFPDVVTLSVLVDTLCKEGMVVEAKTVVDMMIQTGIEPNTITYSSLMDGYCLRGEMDEAKQVFDLMISKGSMVNVQSCSILINGYCKQKKIDEANKVFQEMTCWELVPDTITYNTLIDGFYKAGRIQDAEKLFSEMQTCGQLPDVQTYTIILDALFSNKQLSKAIELLREMEDKKLELNIVVYTVIIEGLLKAGEVQSAKDLFYSLSSKGVQPDVWTYSIMISGLCKGGLLSEAENLLRGMEQKGCSPNDCTYNTIIRGFMNNNEISRAMELIQEMRERGFSADASTMDLIVDLLSKDTVDPVLLAWLKDSEIQELWERQNDPLFPTIEVPRRLSNLEVKRKIKTEESLCTKKPKLRARILKMMRSRSSSSTRSMVSCLPSTHLVVAVPLINTLMALFHSRPRQTPHLGNRRPNIIVSNVEDALKVFDEMLHSRPLPSSVVPFNQILGRLVKLKHYSAVISLNRQMLLRRIVPDHYTLNTIINCYCRLNQMGFGLSVLGQFFKFGFQPNAITFNTLIHGFVLHDQLPEAARIFTKMLEGEPDVFTFNTLIKGSCKMGNNSAAMQLLGKMEERGCKPDIVSYSTIIDSLCKDTLVEDAMNLFSEMIGRGIAPDVVTYTSLIRGVCNIGRWKQATRLLDEMLSKGIFPNVVTFNVLVDTFCKEGMVVEAKNVVDMMIQRGIEPDAITYSSLMDGYCLRGEMDKAKQVFDLMISKGSMVNVWSCNILINGYCKAKKIDQANKIFKQMRRMEVVPDNVTYSTLIDGLYKVGRIQEAEKLFSEMQGCGQLPDVQTYAVILDGLCNNQQLSTAVELLREMEARKLELSIVIYTLVIEGLCKAGEVQSAKDLFYGLSSKGVQPNVRTYSVMIHGLCHHGLIIEAEKLLREMGGKGCSPNGWTYNTIVRGLLNNNKTSWAMELIKEMVDLGFSADASTMELIVGLLSKDIVDAALLPLLKDS; translated from the exons ATGATGCGCAGAAGCAGCAGCACAAGAGGTATGGTTTCTTGTCTTCCCTCTACTCATCTTGTTGCTGTTCCCCTCATCAACACTTTGATGGCTTTGTTTCATTCGAGACCGAGAGAAACCCAGCTAGGAAATCGACCCAAAGTCACCAATCTTGAGGATGCCTTgaaggtgttcgatgaaatgcttCACTCGCGTCGTCTGCCTTCTTCTGTTATTCCTTTCAATCAAATATTGACTCAACTTTCCAAACTCAAACACTATTCAGCAGTCATCTCTTTGAATAGGCAAATGCTTCTGCGTCGAATTGTTCCTAATCACTATACTCTAAACACTATCATCAATTGCTATTGCCATTTGAATCAAATGGGGTTTGGCCTATCTGTCTTAGGACAATTCTTCAAATTCGGTTTTCAACCGAATGCTATTACCTTCAACACTCTGATCCACGGCTTTGTTCTCCATAATCAACTGCCTGAGGCTGCACGAATTTTCACCAAAATGCTGGAGGGAGAGCCCGATGTGTTTACTTTCAACACTCTAATAAAGGGCTCTTGCAAGATGGGGAACAGCAGTGCAGCCATTCAGTTACTTAGGAACATGGAACAAAGGGGATGCGAGCCTGACATTGTTTCCTATAGCACCATCATCGACAGTCTCTGTAAGGATACCCTAGTTGAAGATGCAATGAACCTCTTCTCAGAAATGATTGGTAGAGGTATTGCTCCAAACATTGTTACTTACACCTCTTTGATTCAAGGAGTTTGCAATATAGGTCACTGGAAACAAGCTACAAGGTTGTTGAAGGAAATGGTGAGTAAAGGTATCTTTCCAGATGTAGTCACTCTCAGTGTCTTGGTTGATACACTTTGTAAGGAAGGGATGGTTGTGGAAGCCAAAACTGTGGTTGACATGATGATTCAAACAGGAATTGAACCTAATACGATTACATACAGTTCCCTTATGGATGGTTACTGTTTGCGAGGAGAAATGGACGAGGCGAAACAAGTGTTTGATCTGATGATTAGCAAGGGCTCCATGGTTAATGTTCAGAGTTGTAGCATATTGATAAACGGATACTGTAAGCAGAAAAAGATCGATGAGGCCAATAAGGTTTTTCAGGAAATGACTTGTTGGGAGCTTGTTCCAGACACCATTACTTATAACACTCTCATTGATGGTTTTTACAAAGCAGGGAGAATACAAGATGCAGAAAAGTTGTTCTCTGAGATGCAAACTTGTGGCCAACTTCCAGATGTTCAAACTTACACTATTATACTTGATGCCCTATTTAGCAACAAACAACTTTCTAAAGCAATAGAATTGCTTAGAGAGATGGAAGACAAGAAGTTGGAACTAAATATTGTAGTTTACACCGTTATCATTGAAGGTTTGTTGAAAGCTGGAGAAGTTCAGTCTGCAAAAGATCTCTTCTATAGTTTATCTTCAAAAGGAGTTCAACCTGATGTGTGGACATATAGTATAATGATTAGCGGACTTTGCAAAGGAGGCCTATTAAGTGAAGCAGAAAATTTGCTTAGGGGAATGGAACAAAAAGGCTGTTCTCCAAATGATTGTACCTATAACACAATTATCCGAGGTTTTATGAATAACAATGAGATATCAAGGGCTATGGAACTTATTCAAGAAATGCGTGAGAGGGGATTCTCTGCAGATGCATCAACTATGGACTTGATTGTTGATTTATTGTCAAAGGATACAGTAGATCCTGTATTATTAGCATGGCTTAAAGATTCA GAAATCCAAGAATTATGGGAACGTCAAAATGACCCTTTGTTTCCGACGATTGAGGTGCCTCGTCGGCTTAGCAACCTTGAAGTTAAaagaaagatcaaaaccgaagaAAGCCTTTGTACCAAAAAGCCAAAGCTGAGGGCAAGAATTCTGAAGATGATGCGCAgccgcagcagcagcagcacaaGAAGTATGGTTTCTTGTCTTCCCTCTACTCATCTTGTTGTTGCTGTTCCCCTCATCAACACTTTGATGGCTTTGTTTCATTCGAGACCGAGACAAACCCCCCATCTAGGAAATCGTCGACCCAATATTATTGTGAGTAACGTTGAGGACGCCTTgaaggtgttcgatgaaatgcttCACTCGCGTCCTCTGCCTTCTTCTGTTGTCCCTTTCAATCAAATCTTGGGTCGACTTGTCAAATTGAAACACTATTCTGCAGTCATATCTTTGAATAGGCAAATGCTTCTGCGTCGAATTGTTCCTGATCACTATACTCTAAACACTATCATCAATTGCTACTGCCGTTTGAATCAGATGGGGTTTGGCCTATCTGTCTTAGGACAATTCTTCAAATTCGGTTTTCAACCGAATGCTATTACCTTCAACACTCTGATCCACGGCTTTGTTCTCCATGATCAACTGCCTGAGGCTGCACGAATTTTCACCAAAATGCTGGAGGGAGAGCCCGATGTGTTTACTTTCAACACTCTAATAAAGGGCTCTTGCAAGATGGGAAACAACAGCGCGGCTATGCAATTACTTGGGAAGATGGAAGAAAGAGGATGCAAGCCTGACATTGTTTCCTATAGCACCATCATCGACAGTCTTTGTAAGGATACCCTAGTTGAAGATGCAATGAACCTCTTCTCAGAAATGATTGGTAGAGGTATTGCTCCGGATGTTGTTACTTACACATCTTTGATTCGAGGAGTTTGCAATATAGGCCGGTGGAAACAAGCTACGAGGTTGCTTGATGAAATGTTGAGTAAAGGCATCTTTCCGAATGTCGTCACCTTCAATGTCTTGGTTGATACATTCTGTAAGGAAGGGATGGTTGTGGAAGCCAAAAATGTGGTTGACATGATGATTCAAAGAGGTATTGAGCCTGATGCGATTACATACAGTTCCCTTATGGATGGTTACTGTTTGCGAGGAGAAATGGACAAGGCAAAACAAGTCTTTGATCTGATGATTAGCAAAGGATCCATGGTTAATGTTTGGAGTTGTAACATATTAATTAATGGATATTGCAAGGCTAAAAAGATCGATCAGGCTAACAAAATTTTCAAGCAAATGCGTCGTATGGAAGTTGTTCCTGATAACGTGACTTATAGCACTCTTATTGATGGTCTTTACAAAGTGGGGAGAATCCAAGAAGCAGAAAAGTTATTCTCTGAGATGCAAGGTTGTGGCCAGCTTCCAGATGTTCAAACTTATGCTGTGATACTTGATGGCCTGTGTAACAACCAGCAACTTTCTACGGCAGTAGAATTGCTTAGAGAGATGGAAGCCAGAAAACTGGAACTCAGTATTGTAATTTACACTCTTGTTATTGAAGGTTTGTGCAAAGCTGGAGAAGTTCAGTCTGCAAAAGATCTCTTCTATGGTTTATCATCAAAAGGAGTTCAGCCTAATGTGAGAACATACTCTGTAATGATTCATGGACTTTGTCATCATGGCTTAATAATTGAGGCAGAAAAGCTGCTGAGAGAAATGGGAGGGAAAGGATGTTCTCCAAATGGTTGGACCTATAACACCATTGTCCGGGGGTTGTTAAATAACAACAAGACATCATGGGCTATGGAACTTATTAAAGAAATGGTGGACTTGGGTTTCTCTGCAGATGCATCAACTATGGAATTGATAGTTGGTTTATTGTCTAAGGATATAGTAGATGCAGCTTTGTTGCCGCTATTAAAAGATTCATGA